The following coding sequences are from one Paenibacillus sp. JDR-2 window:
- the mutT gene encoding 8-oxo-dGTP diphosphatase MutT yields the protein MIEVAAAIIENGQGQILIARRKQGKSQAGMWEFPGGKIEAGETAEACLKRELLEEMHIEINPYAYFGVNDHHYGATHIRLIAYKSTFVSGEIMLVDHDEYRWSTSAELGEFTFAPADILFVEMLEAGKQHGG from the coding sequence ATGATCGAGGTTGCGGCAGCTATTATTGAGAATGGACAAGGACAGATATTGATCGCAAGAAGGAAGCAAGGGAAGTCTCAAGCGGGGATGTGGGAGTTTCCCGGTGGCAAGATTGAAGCGGGTGAGACGGCCGAGGCTTGCCTTAAAAGAGAATTGCTCGAGGAAATGCATATCGAGATTAACCCATATGCTTATTTTGGCGTTAATGATCATCACTATGGAGCAACTCACATTAGGCTAATTGCTTATAAATCGACTTTCGTAAGTGGTGAGATCATGCTGGTCGATCATGATGAGTACCGTTGGAGCACCTCTGCCGAGCTCGGGGAGTTTACGTTTGCTCCGGCAGATATACTTTTTGTAGAGATGCTGGAAGCAGGGAAGCAGCATGGAGGTTAA